In one window of Polaromonas naphthalenivorans CJ2 DNA:
- a CDS encoding sensor histidine kinase: MTARWRQWFLVSLGLLLGLATLHARAQELRMERAIFEDPSGDMTLAQVRQAGFSSAGKVVSLGYTRSALWVKLTIDAPNDAPALVLRVVPASLDEVMLFSPGAADTGQRLRERSTLIQSTPGKSSYYLRVKTSGALLVSASLLTMAQAQQQDIKQAMVLGAVLACCFPVIIGMLILIGMHREPLHVLFLLNFCVSLAIFFGWFDYLGAFFGPHDWIASSATIHFLGIANTFTAFLFFRSLFNRFGLPRWSRLVFAVFFALNALLFLLFFLLDRQVVLILNSLLGIFASAFCMLLAAGVFNRKKPVTWFISALIFIAMALLLRFLLTARGVVAPDASIMDMLAYRIFFLAAFFISIFILLERDKKSLVQMSLLNETVARRLADSEKSRRELQERFMTMLMHELKTPLAIIQLAATSLGRHMLPGSGDAARIMNINRSVDDLNALIERCAQADQIDQGAATIDRQLFSLKALVDDVLHTVGAGRIRLVMPQAVEIRSDYHDVRLILLNLLSNALKYSPPDSLVELNIQTTRLKDAAGVRFSVLNGVGAAGRPDPAQVFVRYYRAEAARGQVGAGLGLWLAQAVARQLGSELHFQSAQAQVIFSFCLELA; this comes from the coding sequence ATGACAGCACGATGGCGGCAATGGTTTCTGGTGAGTCTGGGTTTGCTGCTCGGCCTGGCGACGCTGCACGCCCGCGCCCAGGAACTGCGCATGGAGCGGGCCATTTTTGAAGACCCAAGCGGCGACATGACCTTGGCGCAGGTGCGGCAGGCCGGGTTTTCCAGCGCCGGCAAGGTCGTCAGCCTGGGCTATACGCGCTCTGCCCTGTGGGTGAAACTGACGATTGATGCGCCGAACGATGCCCCTGCGCTGGTACTGCGTGTCGTTCCAGCCTCCCTGGACGAGGTGATGCTGTTTTCGCCCGGCGCGGCCGATACCGGCCAGCGGCTGCGCGAGCGCTCGACCCTGATCCAGTCAACGCCTGGCAAAAGCAGTTATTACCTGCGGGTCAAAACGTCGGGCGCATTGTTGGTGTCAGCGAGCCTTCTGACCATGGCGCAGGCGCAGCAGCAGGACATCAAGCAGGCCATGGTACTGGGCGCGGTGCTGGCCTGCTGCTTTCCCGTCATCATCGGAATGCTGATCCTGATCGGGATGCACCGCGAACCGCTGCATGTTTTGTTTCTGCTGAATTTCTGTGTCTCCCTTGCCATTTTCTTTGGCTGGTTTGACTATCTGGGCGCATTTTTCGGGCCGCACGACTGGATCGCCAGCAGCGCAACCATCCACTTCCTGGGCATCGCCAACACATTTACGGCATTCCTGTTTTTCCGGTCCTTGTTTAACCGCTTTGGCCTGCCACGCTGGAGCAGGCTGGTGTTCGCTGTGTTTTTCGCACTCAATGCCTTGCTTTTTTTATTGTTTTTTCTGCTCGACCGGCAAGTGGTCCTGATCTTGAATTCGCTGCTGGGCATCTTCGCCAGCGCCTTCTGCATGCTGTTGGCGGCCGGCGTTTTCAACCGGAAAAAGCCCGTCACCTGGTTTATCTCCGCGCTTATTTTCATCGCCATGGCACTGTTGCTGCGGTTTTTGTTGACCGCGCGGGGAGTCGTGGCGCCCGATGCATCGATCATGGACATGCTGGCCTACAGAATCTTTTTTCTCGCGGCGTTCTTTATCTCTATTTTCATTCTGCTGGAACGCGACAAGAAGAGCCTTGTCCAGATGTCGCTCCTGAACGAGACCGTGGCGCGGCGGCTCGCCGACTCCGAGAAAAGTCGCCGTGAACTTCAGGAGCGCTTCATGACGATGCTGATGCATGAGCTTAAAACCCCGCTCGCCATCATCCAGCTGGCGGCCACGTCGCTGGGCCGGCACATGCTGCCCGGCAGTGGCGACGCGGCGCGCATCATGAACATCAACCGCTCCGTGGACGACCTCAATGCCCTGATTGAACGCTGCGCCCAGGCCGATCAAATTGACCAGGGCGCGGCCACCATCGACAGGCAACTGTTCTCATTGAAGGCGCTGGTCGATGATGTGCTGCACACCGTCGGCGCAGGCCGGATCAGGCTGGTGATGCCGCAGGCGGTCGAAATACGCTCCGACTACCACGATGTCCGGCTGATTTTGCTGAACCTGTTGAGCAACGCGCTCAAATACTCGCCCCCGGACAGCCTGGTGGAGCTGAACATCCAGACGACCCGGCTCAAGGATGCCGCAGGCGTGCGTTTCAGCGTCTTGAATGGGGTAGGCGCAGCGGGCCGTCCCGACCCGGCGCAAGTGTTTGTGCGCTACTACCGGGCGGAGGCGGCGCGCGGGCAGGTTGGCGCGGGTCTTGGCCTGTGGCTGGCCCAGGCGGTGGCCAGGCAGCTCGGATCCGAGCTGCATTTTCAGTCGGCGCAAGCGCAGGTCATTTTTAGTTTTTGTTTGGAGTTGGCATGA
- a CDS encoding response regulator transcription factor — translation MNPAFPEVPSVIVVEDNVTLRCELVLFLSEEGLDVRGVGTGEELNHALQARRADILILDLNLPAEDGISITRRIRNALPTVGIIILSARVRSTDRLEGYATGADVYLTKPTRPEELVAVVRNLFGRLGSATAPAQWQLDMSGLTLVSPQGAQISLTGSEALLLKAMALNGQFMEHAALEAKFGDQMQPEKINKARVEVLISRLRAKLSPHVGSGFDIKALRGRGYQLGFLLVVKNFHASR, via the coding sequence ATGAACCCGGCGTTCCCTGAAGTTCCTTCGGTCATCGTGGTGGAAGACAACGTGACGCTGCGCTGCGAGCTGGTGCTCTTTTTGTCCGAAGAGGGGCTGGATGTGCGCGGTGTCGGCACCGGCGAGGAACTGAACCACGCGCTTCAGGCACGGCGCGCCGACATCCTGATTCTGGATCTGAACCTGCCCGCCGAAGACGGCATCAGCATCACCCGGCGCATCCGCAACGCATTGCCCACGGTCGGCATCATTATTCTCTCGGCCCGGGTGCGCAGCACGGACCGGCTCGAAGGCTACGCGACCGGCGCGGACGTGTACCTGACCAAGCCCACGCGGCCCGAAGAACTGGTGGCGGTGGTCAGGAATCTTTTCGGCCGGCTTGGGTCTGCGACGGCCCCGGCGCAGTGGCAGCTTGACATGAGCGGGCTCACCCTGGTTTCTCCGCAGGGTGCACAGATCAGCCTGACCGGTAGCGAGGCGCTGCTGCTCAAGGCCATGGCGCTCAATGGCCAGTTCATGGAACACGCCGCGCTTGAAGCGAAGTTCGGCGATCAAATGCAGCCTGAAAAAATCAACAAGGCCCGGGTGGAGGTGCTGATCAGCCGTTTGCGCGCCAAGCTGAGTCCGCATGTGGGCTCGGGCTTTGACATCAAGGCCTTGCGCGGACGCGGCTATCAGCTCGGATTTTTGCTGGTGGTCAAAAACTTCCATGCCAGCCGTTGA
- a CDS encoding beta-ketoacyl-[acyl-carrier-protein] synthase family protein — MRRVAVTGMGVVSPLGHSAQQAFDAARAGRSAVRRLDVAFAHRLAAPIAATVNFNGADHFDPPRLRMLDRVSQFALVAASRAMADAQPELSDTERSRAGVFVGTGMGGINSIDEGYQTLYGENSDRIKPFMVLMGMHNAPAAWIGIEHGFSGPNMSYSTACSSSAVAIGEAWLRLAHGDLDIALAGGTEAPLAFGSLKAWEALRTVASIDAADPSASCKPFAGNRSGMVLGEGAAMLVLEPWERALARGAAIHGELIGYGLFTDAGHITRPSVEGQAAAMRAALRSARIDAAQVDAINAHGTGTPANDGIETAAIKAVFGNRAARIPVSATKALHGHLLGATSALECVLSFMAMQHSVALPTMHLQQADPQCDLDYVANAAREGVPVRTMLSSSFAFGGTNAVLAFRAAP, encoded by the coding sequence GTGAGGCGCGTCGCCGTCACCGGGATGGGCGTGGTGTCGCCATTGGGCCACAGCGCGCAGCAAGCCTTTGACGCCGCGCGCGCCGGCCGCTCGGCGGTCCGCCGGCTCGATGTTGCGTTCGCGCACCGGCTGGCCGCGCCGATTGCGGCGACGGTGAACTTCAATGGCGCCGACCACTTCGACCCGCCCAGGCTGCGCATGCTCGACCGCGTCAGCCAGTTCGCGCTGGTCGCCGCCAGCCGGGCGATGGCCGATGCGCAGCCCGAACTTTCCGACACGGAGCGCAGCCGCGCCGGGGTGTTCGTCGGCACCGGCATGGGCGGCATCAACAGCATCGACGAGGGCTACCAGACGCTGTATGGCGAGAACTCCGACCGCATCAAGCCCTTCATGGTCCTGATGGGCATGCACAACGCGCCAGCCGCCTGGATAGGCATCGAGCACGGCTTCAGCGGGCCGAACATGAGCTATTCAACCGCCTGCTCGTCGTCGGCCGTGGCCATTGGCGAGGCCTGGCTGCGGCTGGCCCACGGCGACCTCGACATCGCGCTGGCCGGAGGCACCGAAGCGCCGCTGGCCTTCGGTTCGCTGAAAGCCTGGGAGGCGCTGCGCACCGTTGCCAGCATCGACGCGGCGGACCCGTCGGCCTCGTGCAAGCCCTTTGCCGGCAACCGCAGCGGCATGGTGCTCGGGGAGGGCGCGGCAATGCTGGTGCTCGAACCCTGGGAGCGCGCGCTGGCGCGCGGCGCGGCCATCCACGGCGAACTCATCGGCTACGGCCTGTTCACCGACGCCGGACATATCACCCGGCCCAGCGTTGAAGGCCAGGCGGCAGCGATGCGCGCCGCCTTGCGGTCCGCCCGAATCGATGCTGCCCAAGTCGATGCCATCAACGCCCACGGCACCGGAACCCCGGCCAATGACGGCATCGAGACCGCCGCCATCAAGGCCGTGTTTGGCAACCGTGCTGCCCGCATTCCGGTCAGCGCGACCAAGGCGCTGCACGGCCACCTGCTGGGCGCGACTTCGGCGCTGGAATGCGTGCTGTCGTTCATGGCCATGCAGCATTCGGTGGCGCTGCCGACGATGCATTTGCAGCAGGCCGATCCGCAGTGCGATCTGGACTATGTGGCCAATGCGGCCCGCGAAGGCGTGCCGGTTCGCACCATGCTTTCCAGCTCGTTTGCCTTTGGCGGAACGAACGCGGTGCTGGCATTCAGGGCCGCGCCCTGA
- a CDS encoding acyl carrier protein codes for MTTTFDRLCAILARDYKLQADQLMPGTPLESLGIDSLGIADLLFNVEDEFGISLPPEPVQLLTIGDVARFIDGLLAIRDDANGAPPKAGLPDAASSPATPLP; via the coding sequence ATGACCACCACGTTCGACCGGCTTTGCGCCATTCTGGCCAGGGACTACAAGCTGCAGGCCGACCAGCTCATGCCCGGGACGCCGCTCGAATCGCTGGGCATTGACTCCCTCGGCATTGCCGACCTGCTGTTCAACGTCGAGGACGAATTCGGCATCAGCCTGCCGCCCGAGCCGGTGCAGCTGCTGACGATTGGCGACGTGGCGCGCTTCATCGACGGCCTGCTGGCGATCCGGGACGACGCGAATGGCGCGCCGCCAAAGGCTGGGCTGCCCGATGCTGCTTCATCGCCAGCGACGCCGCTGCCGTGA